The following coding sequences lie in one Chiroxiphia lanceolata isolate bChiLan1 chromosome 19, bChiLan1.pri, whole genome shotgun sequence genomic window:
- the TSEN54 gene encoding tRNA-splicing endonuclease subunit Sen54, which translates to MEPGGSRRLSTEERPAGGGPAAPRCPRGQKDFFPDGSARQAERLRRCCEEQWRILSEERVERPGNQVKAEWKPGQGIVELLSPAGKFWHTMGFSERGKQCLLPEEALYLLECGSVQLFFRDLPMSIQEAYETLLCQETMTLSHYQVFSHLKQLGYIVLRFDPSTVPSPYERQLNLESHCKSSGKHHRKRRRSSSPRSHEKKHKVSEDLPGAEGTSSKDGDDCGDSTCLPMDEKPLSVQPKESDAGSAEQESNPVPLDTGQKNSLSPSRSQAEDHKESSSGTRAPRWDFTTITFPNVAPDQPCTHLPSPDNRLLPENVPGREVDAVSWCTRINQKQEKLTRKERRQRERESRYKSSVNADQEVRRCSNWQEYKALLEQRRQQRVWKRPSHLWDQAVTPLLRPDEATSSAALLQQISVLQPSHILDGASWLQEDPEAMKIDFNVYQADAVSRFKKTNPGKPYVRMCVRSFDEQIPSLRALKQVTYLSGDVPLVFALVDHGEITFYSLKEFKLPVDVNH; encoded by the exons CACGGAGGAGCGGCCGGCGGGtggcggccccgcggccccccggtgcccccgcgGGCAGAAGGATTTCTTCCCCGACGGCTCGGCCCGCCAGGCCGAGAGGCTGCGGCGGTGCTGCGAGGAGCAGTGGCGGATCCTGTCCGAGGAGCGCGTGGAGCGGCC GGGGAATCAGGTGAAAGCTGAGTGGAAGCCAGGACAGGGCATCGTGGAGCTGCTGTCCCCTGCG GGGAAGTTCTGGCACACCATGGGGTTCTCGGAGCGAGGCAAACAGTGCTTGCTGCCTGAGGAAGCTCTGTACCTGCTGGAGTGT GGCTCTGTCCAGCTCTTTTTCAGGGATCTGCCCATGTCAATCCAGGAAGCCTACGAgaccctgctgtgccaggagacaATGACCCTGTCACATTACCAG GTGTTCAGCCACTTGAAGCAACTGGGTTATATTGTACTGAGATTCGACCCCAG CACTGTCCCATCTCCCTACGAGAGGCAACTGAACTTGGAAAGTCACTGCAAGAGCTCTGGGAAACACCATCGCAAAAGGAGGAGGAGTTCCAGCCCCCG gtcacatgaaaagaaacataagGTGTCTGAGGACCTTCCAGGAGCTGAAGGGACCTCCAGCAAAGATGGAGATGACTGTGGAGACTCCACGTGCCTTCCCATGGATGAAAAGCCCTTGTCAGTGCAGCCAAAGGAATCAGACGctggcagtgcagagcaggagtCAAACCCAGTTCCTCTTGATACGGGACAAAAGAACTCTCTGAGTCCCTCCAGGAGCCAGGCTGAAGACCACAAGGAGAGCAGCAGTGGCACCCGTGCACCCCGCTGGGATTTTACCACCATCACCTTTCCAAACGTGGCCCCCGACCAGCCGTGCACACACCTGCCCTCCCCTGACAACAGGCTCCTGCCAGAGAACGTGCCGGGCAGGGAGGTCGATGCAGTTTCCTGGTGCACACGGATCAACCAGAAACAGGAGAAGCTGACCCggaaggagaggaggcagcgggagagggagagcaggtATAAGAGCAGCGTCAATGCCGACCAGGAGGTGAGGCGCTGCTCCAACTGGCAGGAGTACAAAGCCCTTttggagcagaggagacagcAGAGGGTTTGGAAACGACCATCACATCTCTGGGACCAAGCTGTCACACCACTTCTGCGGCCAGATGAAGCTACCTCGTCAG CTGCGCTCCTCCAGCAGATCAGTGTGCTGCAGCCCTCCCACATCCTGGATGGAGCCTCCTG gctgcaggaggacCCAGAGGCCATGAAGATAGACTTCAATGTGTATCAAGCAGATGCTGTGTCCAGGTTTAAGAAGACAAACCCTGGGAAGCCATATGTCAGGATGTGTGTTCGGAG ctTTGATGAGCAGATCCCATCCCTGCGGGCTCTGAAGCAGGTGACGTACCTGAGCGGGGACGTCCCGCTGGTCTTCGCGCTGGTGGATCACGGAGAAATCACCTTCTATTCACTGAAGGAATTCAAGCTGCCTGTTGATGTTAATCACTGA